Proteins found in one Deinococcus multiflagellatus genomic segment:
- a CDS encoding DUF4384 domain-containing protein: protein MRTAFLLGSLALGLSACTVTVRPNVGLQGSGSNLITSLRPDRGEGSTYAVGEAVRVSISTRAPGYVTLLALQSNGNASVLVRNAYVQAGTTTFPRASDGVTFNVAEPRGLQRIRAIFTRVRPTTDLVLRGTYDNGRWNAESDAYLQPYNTADRDVQETYLYIR from the coding sequence ATGCGCACTGCATTTCTGCTCGGCTCGCTGGCCCTTGGCCTCAGCGCCTGTACCGTGACCGTTCGCCCCAACGTGGGCCTGCAAGGCTCGGGCAGCAACCTGATCACCAGCCTGCGCCCGGACCGGGGCGAGGGCAGCACCTACGCGGTGGGCGAGGCCGTGCGCGTCAGCATTTCCACCCGCGCCCCTGGGTACGTGACCCTGCTGGCCCTGCAGAGCAACGGCAATGCCAGCGTGCTGGTGCGCAACGCCTACGTGCAGGCGGGCACCACCACCTTCCCCCGGGCCAGCGACGGCGTGACCTTCAATGTGGCCGAACCCCGGGGCCTGCAGCGCATCCGCGCCATCTTTACCCGCGTGCGCCCCACCACGGACCTCGTGCTGCGCGGCACCTACGACAATGGCCGCTGGAACGCCGAGAGCGACGCTTACCTGCAGCCCTACAACACCGCTGACCGCGACGTGCAGGAAACCTACCTGTACATTCGCTGA